Proteins encoded together in one Quercus lobata isolate SW786 chromosome 3, ValleyOak3.0 Primary Assembly, whole genome shotgun sequence window:
- the LOC115978685 gene encoding TMV resistance protein N-like — protein sequence MADHNIADEAISSSEVSRLRWHVFLSFRGEDTRYPFIDKLYTSLHNKGIRAFRDDDGLGRGDDILPTLLDAIEESAASIVVISQNYASSRSCLEELSKICECKRLILPVFYQVDPSDVRKQGGPFFGKHFREHEEKVIEKKIEEGKVKKWREAMKTAGGKAGYVFQDKDSNEAQAKLIQLLVKRVLEELDSTPLNVAPYTVGLDSRIEELMSRLDVRSNGVRVLGLHGAGGVGKTTLAKALYNKLVGSFQCLVFMKNDRENSEIDDDLVYLQNKLINHLSPNKPPVYEVDSGISAIKDVVYEKQVLVILDDIRNVRQLEVLIGRRDWFFEGSRIIITTRNRDALPEHLVNGFYEVRELSPTGALQLFSYHALRREKPTERFMNLSKQMVSLTGGLPLALEVFGSFLFERWRIEEWKDALHKLERIRPHNLQDVLKISYDGLDVQEQRIFLDIACLFIKMEMKREDILDALKGCGFRAEIAVTVLRARSLIKVFEDNSLWMHDQIRDMGRQIVLDESPVDPGTRSRLWDRDEIMTVLKDEKGTRCIEGIVLDFEGKPIVQDPSGERISRENLQRKPNFTSALTYAKEKYKKFLQDNAEKEREALLCTKPFESMVNLRLLQINNVRLEGKYKYLPAGLKWLQWKGCPLKALPSDFCPRELAVLDLSRSGIEKVWGSYTSKVAENLMVMNLSRCYNLAAIPDLSGNHALEKLILVGCKKLTKIHESLGNLSTLLHLNLRECSNLIEFPTDISGLKNLEILILSDCSKLKELPTNIGSMKSLKELLVDNTAIAKLPESIFRLTKLEKIDLNHCQLLRRLPNCIGKLSSLKELSLNDSAIEEIPDSVGSLSNLEILSLMWCGSLTAIPDSVGSLISLTQLLINGSAIKELPISIGSLSYLKRLSVGNCKDLSKLPDSIEGLASLVELQLDGTPITHLPDQVGALKMLRKLEMRNCKDLRFLPESVGSMLALTTLNFVGANISELPESIGMLENLIILRLNKCTQLCKLPSSIGNLKSLHHLWMEETAVTELPESFGMLSSLMILKMAKKPYIELSGNSMPNSTEFPTSFSNLCSLIELNACAWKLCGKIPNDFAKLSSLESLNLGYNNIFSLPSSLTGLFNLKKLLLPYCKELKSLPPLPSNLEEVNVANCTALESVSDLSNLERLQELNLANCEKVVDIRGLECLKSLTKLHMCGCKAFSSMVKSRLSKVCLRNIRTLSMPGSKIPDWFSREVVRFSERKNLKIKGVIICVVVSLDLQIQDDLRDQDPIIAGIEAILVKMNKPLYTIMLELKGVPKTHEDHLYLCRFPDHRPIVSKLKDGYEISIIEHDPPIIKGLKLKKYGIHLVYEDDDDYDGDEESLDESQLSISEKLSKFFSSL from the exons ATGGCGGATCACAACATCGCCGACGAAGCCATTTCCAGTTCCGAAGTTTCCAGGCTCCGATGGCACGTGTTCTTAAGCTTCAGAGGCGAAGACACGCGCTACCCCTTCATAGACAAACTCTACACCTCGCTCCACAACAAAGGCATCCGAGCTTTTCGCGACGACGATGGGTTAGGCCGCGGGGACGACATCTTGCCGACTCTACTCGACGCCATCGAGGAGTCCGCGGCTTCCATCGTCGTCATCTCCCAAAACTACGCGTCGTCGAGGTCGTGCCTCGAGGAGCTTTCGAAGATATGCGAGTGTAAGAGGCTTATTCTCCCTGTGTTCTACCAAGTTGACCCTTCGGATGTTCGAAAACAAGGAGGACCCTTCTTCGGAAAACATTTCAGGGAGCATGAAGAGAAGGtaattgagaagaaaattgaGGAGGGAAAGGTAAAGAAGTGGAGGGAAGCCATGAAAACAGCTGGTGGAAAAGCTGGTTATGTTTTCCAAGACAAAGACAG TAATGAGGCACAAGCAAAGTTGATTCAACTTTTAGTCAAAAGGGTGTTGGAAGAACTAGACAGTACTCCACTAAATGTGGCTCCATATACAGTTGGACTTGATTCTCGTATTGAAGAACTGATGAGCAGGTTAGATGTTAGATCCAATGGCGTTCGAGTTTTGGGATTACATGGGGCTGGTGGGGTTGGTAAGACCACACTTGCTAAAGCTCTTTACAATAAACTCGTTGGTAGCTTTCAGTGCCTTGTTTTCATGAAAAATGATAGAGAAAATTCTGAAATAGATGATGATTTAGTGTaccttcaaaacaaacttatcaaTCATCTTTCTCCTAATAAGCCTCCTGTGTATGAGGTTGATTCTGGTATCTCTGCAATCAAAGATGTAGTTTATGAGAAGCAAGTTCTTGTTATTTTGGATGATATTCGCAATGTAAGACAGCTTGAAGTGCTAATTGGGAGAAGAGATTGGTTTTTTGAAGGAAGTAGAATTATTATTACCACTAGAAACAGAGATGCTTTACCTGAGCATCTTGTGAATGGGTTTTATGAGGTCAGAGAGTTGTCCCCCACTGGGGCGCTACAACTTTTTAGCTACCATGCGCTAAGAAGAGAGAAACCCACAGAAAGATTTATGAATCTATCCAAGCAAATGGTCTCTCTTACAGGAGGTCTACCATTGGCCCTGGAAGTAtttggttcttttttgtttgaaaggtGGAGGATAGAGGAATGGAAAGATGCTCTGCACAAGTTGGAAAGGATTCGTCCACACAATCTTCAGGATGTATTAAAGATAAGTTATGATGGGTTAGATGTACAAGAACAGCGTATATTCCTTGACATTGCATGTTTATTCATTAAAATGGAAATGAAGAGAGAGGATATACTTGATGCATTGAAAGGTTGTGGTTTTAGGGCTGAGATAGCAGTTACAGTGCTCAGAGCAAGATCACTCATTAAGGTTTTTGAGGACAATTCTTTGTGGATGCACGATCAGATTAGAGATATGGGTAGACAAATTGTTCTAGATGAAAGTCCTGTAGATCCTGGTACACGAAGTAGACTGTGGGATCGTGATGAGATCATGACTGTCTTAAAGGATGAGAAG GGAACAAGATGTATAGAAGGAATTGTCCTAGACTTTGAAGGGAAGCCCATTGTTCAGGATCCAAGTGGTGAGAGAATTTCAAGGGAAAACCTTCAAAGAAAGCCCAATTTCACCTCTGCATTAACGtatgcaaaagaaaagtataaGAAATTTCTTCAGGATAatgcagagaaagagagagaggcactACTTTGCACCAAGCCCTTTGAATCAATGGTTAATCTAAGACTTCTTCAAATCAACAATGTGAGATTGGAAGGGAAGTATAAATATCTTCCAGCTGGACTGAAGTGGCTACAATGGAAAGGATGTCCTCTGAAAGCTCTTCCTTCTGATTTTTGTCCTCGGGAACTTGCTGTCCTTGATCTTTCAAGAAGCggaattgaaaaagtatggGGTTCATATACTAGCAAG GTGGCTGAGAACTTGATGGTTATGAATCTCAGCCGTTGCTACAATCTAGCTGCTATTCCTGATTTATCTGGGAACCATGCCTTGGAAAAGCTTATTCTTGTGGGTTGCAAGAAACTGACTAAGATTCATGAATCACTTGGGAACTTGAGTACATTACTTCATTTGAACCTGAGAGAATGTTCTAACCTGATCGAATTTCCAACTGATATATCTGGGctgaaaaatcttgaaatcctTATTCTCTCTGACTGCTCAAAATTGAAAGAGTTACCAACGAACATAGGAAGCATGAAATCTCTTAAAGAACTTCTTGTTGATAACACTGCAATAGCAAAGCTACCGGAGTCCATTTTCCGCCTTACAAAACTTGAAAAGATTGATCTAAATCATTGCCAACTCTTAAGAAGACTACCCAACTGCATTGGAAAACTGTCTTCTCTAAAAGAACTCTCTCTAAATGATTCTGCTATAGAAGAAATACCTGATTCGGTTGGATCTTTGTCAAACCTTGAGATATTAAGTTTAATGTGGTGTGGATCACTCACTGCCATTCCTGATTCTGTTGGCAGTCTCATATCATTGACACAACTTCTAATCAATGGTAGTGCAATCAAAGAACTGCCTATTTCTATTGGTTCATTGTCATATTTGAAGAGGTTATCAGTTGGAAACTGTAAGGATCTGAGCAAATTGCCTGATTCAATTGAAGGACTAGCTTCTTTGGTTGAACTTCAGTTAGATGGAACACCAATCACACATCTGCCAGATCAGGTAGGTGCCTTGAAAATGCTAAGGAAGCTTGAGATGAGGAATTGTAAAGATCTTAGATTTTTACCAGAATCAGTTGGAAGCATGTTGGCTCTTACTACTTTGAACTTTGTCGGCGCCAACATATCTGAATTGCCGGAATCCATAGGAATGCTGGAAAATCTTATTATATTAAGATTGAATAAGTGTACACAGCTCTGTAAGCTTCCTTCTTCAATAGGAAATTTGAAGTCCTTGCACCATTTGTGGATGGAAGAAACTGCTGTAACAGAATTACCTGAAAGCTTTGGGATGCTCTCAAGTTTAATGATACTAAAAATGGCTAAGAAGCCTTATATTGAGTTATCTGGAAACAGCATGCCTAATTCTACTGAATTTCCTACGTCTTTCTCCAATCTATGCTCGCTGATAGAATTGAATGCTTGTGCTTGGAAACTATGTGGGAAGATTCCTAATGATTTTGCAAAGTTATCATCATTGGAAAGTTTAAATCTAGGCTACAATAATATTTTCAGCCTTCCGTCCAGCTTGACGGGCCTTTTCAATCTTAAAAAGCTTTTATTGCCCTATTGCAAAGAGCTCAAGTCTCTCCCTCCACTTCCCTCAAACTTGGAGGAGGTGAACGTTGCTAACTGTACTGCATTGGAAAGTGTGTCTGATCTTTCCAACTTGGAAAGATTACAGGAGCTGAACCTTGCAAACTGTGAGAAggtggtggatattcggggcctTGAATGCTTGAAGTCATTGACAAAGTTACACATGTGTGGCTGCAAAGCATTCTCTTCTATGGTTAAAAGCAGACTGTctaag GTTTGTTTGAGGAACATACGCACTCTTAGCATGCCTGGAAGCAAGATTCCAGATTGGTTTTCTCGAGAGGTGGTTAGATTTTCAGAACGCAAAAACCTTAAGATCAAAGGTGTGATAATATGTGTTGTTGTCTCTCTCGACCTTCAAATACAGGATGACTTAAGGGATCAAGACCCTATAATAGCAGGTATAGAAGCAATTCTTGTCAAGATGAATAAACCTTTGTACACTATAATGCTGGAATTAAAAGGAGTTCCAAAGACGCATGAAGACCATCTGTACTTATGTCGATTTCCGGATCATCGTCCGATAGTTTCTAAGTTGAAAGATGGTTATGAGATCAGCATTATAGAGCATGACCCACCAATCATTAAAGGGCTTAAGTTGAAGAAGTATGGGATTCATTTGGTttatgaagatgatgatgattatgatGGAGATGAAGAATCATTAGACGAAAGCCAACTATCCATTTCAGAAAAGCTAAGTAAGTTTTTCAGCTCTCTGTGA
- the LOC115978684 gene encoding disease resistance protein TAO1-like, whose protein sequence is MEDHNNEDDAISSYEVSRLRWHVFLSFRGEDTRYPFINNLYTSLHNKGIRAFRDDDGLRRGDEIAPTLLDAIEESAASIVIISQNYADSRWCLEELSKICECKRLILPVFYQVDPSDVRKQRGPFFGKHFREHEEKGIEKEKVMKWRKAMETAGGKAGFVFKDKDIDSNEAQAKLIQLLVKRVLEELDSTPLDVAPYTVGLESRIEELMSLLDVRSNGVQVLGLYGVGGVGKTTLAKALYNKLVGSFEYLVFMKNDRENSEKDDDLVYLQNKLINHISPGKPPVFEVNSGISAIKEVVHEKRVLVIMDDIHNVRQLEVLIGRRDRFSEGSRIIITTRNRDVLPDHLVNGFYEVRELAFTEALQLFSFHALRREKPTERFMNLSKQMVSLTGGLPLALEVFGSFLFERWRIEEWKDALQKLRRIRPRNLQDVLKISYDGLDVQEQQIFLDIACLFIKMEIKREDILDALKGFGFRAEIAVTVLRARSLIKVFEDNSLWMHDQIRDMGRQIVLDESPVNPGKRSRLWDRDEIMTVLKAKKGTGFIEGIVLDFEGRPIVQDPSGERISRENLQRRPNLTSALTYAKEWCKKFLQDNAENEREVVLRTEPFESMDNLRLLQINHVRLEGKYKYLPAGLKWLQWKECPLKTLPSDFCPGELAVLDLSRSRIEKVWGLYTSKVAKNLMVMNLSRCYNLAAIPDLSGNHALEKLILEGCKKLTKIHESLGNRSTLLHLNLRECSNLIEFPTDISGLKNLEILILSDCSKLKELPMNIGSMKSLKELLVDKTAIAMLPESIFRLTKLEKIDLNHCQFLRTLPNCIGKLSSLKELSLNDSAIEEIPDSVGSLSNLEILSLMWCGSLTAIPNSVGRLISLTKLLINGSAIKELPISVDSLSYLKELSVGNCKDLNKLPDSIEGLASMVELQLDGTPITYLPDQVGALKMLRKLEMRNCKKLRFLPESIGSLLALTTLNLFGANISELPESIGMLENLILLRLNKCTQLCKLPSSIGNLKSLHHLWMEETAVIELPESFGMLSSLMILKMAKKPYIELSGNSVPNSIEFPTSFSNLCSLVELNARAWKLCGKIPDDFEKLSSLESLNLGYNNFFSLPSSLTGLFNLKELLLPYCKELKSLPPLPSNLEVVNVANCTALESVSDLSNLERLQELNLANCEKVVDIPGLECLKSLTRLHMCGCKACSSTVKRRLSKVCLRNIRTLSMPGSRIPDWFREGVRFSERKNLKIKGVIICVVVSLDHQILDDLRDQLPIIAGIEAILVKMNKPLFSTMLKLEGVPKTHEDHLYLCRFPDCHPIVSKLKDGYEINVIEHDPPMIKGLQLKRSGIYLVFEGDDDYEGDEESLDESQLSISEKLSKFFSCLEEEDHTSQSDCVVESQVQAIEEEEEEREISEPVWWDFLRPLQRCFCL, encoded by the exons ATGGAGGATCACAACAACGAAGACGACGCCATTTCCAGTTACGAAGTTTCGAGGCTCCGATGGCACGTGTTCTTAAGCTTCAGAGGCGAAGACACGCGCTACCCCTTCATAAACAACCTCTACACCTCGCTCCACAACAAAGGCATCCGAGCTTTTCGCGACGACGATGGGTTACGCCGCGGGGACGAGATCGCGCCGACTCTACTCGACGCGATCGAGGAGTCCGCAGCTTCCATCGTCATCATCTCCCAAAACTATGCGGATTCGAGGTGGTGCCTCGAGGAGCTTTCCAAGATATGCGAGTGTAAGAGGCTCATACTCCCTGTGTTCTACCAAGTTGACCCCTCTGATGTTCGAAAACAAAGAGGACCCTTCTTCGGAAAACATTTTAGGGAGCATGAAGAGAAGGGAATTGAGAAGGAAAAGGTAATGAAGTGGAGGAAAGCCATGGAAACAGCTGGTGGAAAAGCTGGTTTTGTTTTCAAAGACAAAGACATAGACAG TAATGAGGCACAAGCAAAGTTGATTCAACTTTTAGTCAAAAGGGTGTTGGAAGAACTAGACAGTACTCCACTGGATGTGGCTCCATACACAGTTGGACTCGAGTCTCGCATTGAAGAATTGATGAGCTTGTTAGATGTTAGATCCAATGGCGTTCAAGTTTTGGGATTATATGGGGTGGGTGGGGTTGGCAAGACCACACTTGCTAAAGCTCTTTACAATAAACTTGTTGGAAGCTTTGAGTACCTCGTTTTCATGAAAAATGATagagaaaattctgaaaaagaTGATGATTTAGTGTaccttcaaaacaaacttatcaaTCATATTTCTCCTGGTAAGCCTCCTGTGTTTGAGGTTAATTCTGGTATCTCTGCAATCAAAGAAGTAGTTCATGAGAAGCGAGTTCTTGTTATTATGGATGATATTCACAATGTAAGACAGCTTGAAGTGCTAATTGGGAGAAGAGATAGGTTTTCTGAAGGAAGTAGAATTATTATTACCACAAGAAACAGAGATGTTTTACCTGATCATCTTGTGAATGGGTTTTATGAGGTCAGAGAGTTGGCCTTCACTGAGGCACTACAACTTTTTAGCTTCCATGCACTGAGAAGAGAGAAACCCACAGAAAGATTTATGAATCTATCCAAGCAAATGGTCTCTCTTACAGGAGGTCTACCATTGGCCCTGGAAGTAtttggttcttttttgtttgaaaggtGGAGAATAGAGGAATGGAAAGATGCCCTGCAAAAGTTGAGAAGGATTCGTCCACGCAATCTTCAGGATGTGTTGAAGATAAGTTATGATGGGTTAGATGTACAAGAACAGCAGATATTCCTTGACATTGCATGTTTATTCATTAAAATGGAAATTAAGAGAGAGGATATACTTGATGCATTgaaaggtttcggttttagaGCTGAGATAGCAGTTACAGTGCTCAGAGCAAGATCACTCATTAAGGTTTTTGAGGACAATTCTTTGTGGATGCACGATCAGATTAGAGACATGGGAAGACAAATTGTTCTAGATGAAAGTCCTGTAAATCCTGGTAAGCGAAGTAGACTGTGGGATCGTGATGAAATCATGACAGTCTTAAAGGCAAAGAAG GGAACAGGATTTATAGAAGGAATTGTCCTAGACTTTGAAGGGAGGCCCATTGTTCAGGATCCAAGTGGTGAGAGAATTTCTAGGGAAAACCTTCAAAGAAGGCCCAATTTAACCTCTGCATTAACATACGCGAAAGAATGGTGCAAGAAATTTCTTCAGGATAATgcagagaatgagagagaggtAGTACTTCGCACCGAGCCCTTTGAATCAATGGATAATCTAAGACTTCTTCAAATCAACCATGTGAGATTGGAAGGGAAGTATAAATATCTTCCAGCTGGACTAAAGTGGCTACAATGGAAAGAATGTCCTCTGAAAACTCTTCCTTCTGATTTTTGTCCTGGGGAACTTGCTGTCCTCGATCTTTCAAGAAgcagaattgaaaaagtatggGGTTTGTATACTAGCAAG GTGGCTAAAAATTTGATGGTTATGAATCTCAGCCGTTGCTACAATCTAGCTGCTATTCCTGATTTATCTGGGAACCATGCCCTGGAAAAGCTTATTCTTGAGGGTTGCAAGAAACTTACTAAGATTCATGAATCACTTGGGAACAGGAGTACATTACTTCATTTGAATCTGAGAGAATGTTCTAACCTGATCGAATTTCCAACTGATATCTCTGGGctgaaaaatcttgaaatcctTATTCTCTCTGACTGCTCAAAATTGAAAGAGTTACCGATGAACATAGGAAGCATGAAATCTCTGAAAGAACTTCTTGTTGATAAAACTGCTATAGCAATGCTACCAGAGTCCATTTTTCGCCTTACAAAACTTGAAAAGATTGATCTGAATCATTGCCAATTCTTAAGAACACTACCCAACTGCATTGGAAAGTTGTCTTCCCTGAAAGAACTCTCTCTTAATGATTCGGCTATAGAAGAAATACCTGATTCGGTTGGATCTTTGTCAAACCTTGAGATATTAAGTTTAATGTGGTGTGGATCACTCACTGCCATTCCTAATTCTGTTGGCAGGCTCATATCATTGACAAAACTTCTAATTAATGGTAGTGCAATCAAAGAACTGCCTATTTCTGTTGATTCACTGTCATATTTGAAGGAGCTATCAGTTGGAAACTGTAAGGATCTAAACAAATTGCCCGATTCAATTGAAGGACTAGCTTCCATGGTTGAGCTTCAGTTAGATGGGACACCAATCACATATCTGCCAGATCAGGTAGGGGCCTTGAAAATGCTAAGGAAACTTGAGATGAGGAATTgtaaaaaacttagatttttacCAGAATCAATTGGAAGCTTGCTCGCTCTTACTACTTTGAACCTTTTCGGTGCCAATATTTCTGAATTGCCGGAATCCATAGGGATGCtggaaaatcttattttattaagattgaATAAGTGTACACAGCTCTGTAAGCTTCCTTCTTCAATAGGAAATTTGAAGTCCTTGCACCATTTGTGGATGGAAGAAACTGCTGTAATAGAATTACCTGAAAGCTTTGGGATGCTCTCAAGTTTAATGATACTAAAAATGGCTAAGAAGCCTTATATTGAGTTATCTGGAAACAGCGTGCCTAATTCTATTGAATTTCCTACTTCTTTCTCCAATCTATGCTCGCTAGTAGAATTGAATGCTCGTGCTTGGAAACTATGTGGGAAGATTCCTGATGATTTTGAAAAGTTATCATCATTGGAGAGTTTGAATTTAGgctacaataattttttcaGCCTTCCGTCCAGCTTGACAGGTCTTTTCAATCTTAAAGAGCTTTTATTGCCCTACTGCAAAGAGCTAAAGTCTCTCCCTCCACTTCCCTCAAACTTGGAGGTGGTGAACGTTGCAAACTGTACTGCATTGGAAAGTGTGTCTGATCTTTCCAACTTGGAAAGATTACAGGAGCTAAACCTTGCAAACTGTGAGAAGGTGGTGGATATTCCGGGCCTTGAATGCTTGAAGTCATTGACAAGATTACACATGTGTGGCTGCAAAGCATGCTCTTCTACGGTTAAAAGAAGACTGTctaag GTTTGTTTGAGGAACATACGCACTCTTAGCATGCCTGGAAGCAGAATTCCAGATTGGTTTCGAGAGGGGGTTAGATTTTCAGAACGCAAAAACCTTAAGATCAAAGGTGTGATAATATGTGTTGTTGTCTCTCTCGACCATCAAATACTGGATGACTTAAGAGATCAACTCCCTATAATAGCAGGTATAGAAGCAATTCTTGTCAAAATGAATAAACCTTTATTCTCTACAATGCTGAAATTAGAGGGAGTTCCAAAGACGCATGAAGATCATCTGTACTTATGTCGGTTTCCAGATTGTCATCCGATAGTTTCTAAGTTGAAAGATGGTTATGAGATCAATGTTATAGAGCATGACCCACCAATGATTAAAGGGCTTCAGTTGAAAAGGTCTGggatttatttggtttttgaagGCGATGATGATTATGAAGGAGATGAAGAATCATTAGACGAAAGCCAACTATCTATTTCAGAAAAGCTATCAAAGTTTTTCAGCTGTCTGGAAGAGGAAGATCACACCTCTCAATCTGATTGTGTAGTTGAAAGCCAAGTGCAAGCgattgaggaagaagaagaagaaagagaaatatcTGAGCCTGTTTGGTGGGACTTTCTGCGGCCTTTGCAAAGGTGTTTTTGCctataa